The DNA window TGCTGTCCAGAATCCCCCGCGCCGCGGAGGGCGTGGGCAGGTCGTAGCTCATGCGCTCGACCTTGGCTTCGGGCCGCGTGAAGCAGGCCAGCGGACCCGAGACCCTGACTCGGACGATGGGTGTCATGCACATCTCCTTGTGGTTAAGGATCGAGATTGAGAAAGAACAGAAATACGGGGAAAATCAGCGGGGCGACTGCGTAAAGCTGGGGTCCGTGCGCTCAGACCACATGTTCCCCTGCGGCGGGCGGCCGCAAGTCGAGCCCGAGTTCGTCGTCGTAGCAGCTCTTTCGGCAGGCCCAGAGGCGGCCGTCGCTATCGAGGGAATAGATGGCGCCCAAGCGCTCGGCCTCGTGGAATTCGTTCGGGTAGAGCCCCACCTGGTAGCGGCCCGCCAGGCGCAGTAGATCACGCGAGGGCGACTCGCCGCGCTCAAGGCACGCGATGATCCCCGTACCCTTCCCGTAAGGCACAAGCACCGCGCGGGTGCGGTCGTCGATGAGCGAGAAGGCCTCGGCCACTGCGGGGAAGTCGAACTTCAGTCGCAGCCCCTGGATGCCTGGGCCGTCCAGCTCCCCCTCGTAGAGCTCGTTGAAGTAGCGGCGCATGACCGCAGGCGCATGAAGCGACATGCCCAGGTGCCCGAGCATGGAGCGCGTGATGGAGGTGGGGCCGGGATAGGGACTGGCTCCATCCTCAGGCTCGAAGATCGTCAGCCGACCGGCCGGAGCGCCCAGGGCGGCGGTCAGCCTGCCGTCCCGGTCGCAGCGCCCAGCCGCCTGCACAATGGCGTCCAGCGGCCCCATGGCCCGCATCACAGCCGGAAAGCTCAGGTCCACCCCAGCCTCAACGAGCTGGGAACTGATCACCCGGCACGGCTCGTCCGTCTGCCGCAGATGCTCCTGGATGCGCCGGATGACAGCCAGCCGGTGCGCCGCGCACATGCGCGTGGAGAGGTGCACGAGCCAGCCGTCCGCCTCGGATCGCAGGCATTGGAAGAGATCGCGCACCTGGCGCTTGGTGTTCAGAATGCACAGCGCGCGCGGCTCATTTCGCACGGCCTCGGCCTGCCGCGCCACGGACCACGACTCGCCACTGCTCGCCCAAACCGGCTCGGCCACTCGTTGAAGATCACGCACGAGGCGCGCGTACAACTCCGACGGGATGATCGGGGTCAGGCTGCCCGGGGCCCACCGAATGTCTTCGGGTGGGGCGGTCTCGGGCCTCTCGAAGGCGGGCTGGGTCGCGGTGGAGAAGACGAAGTGCACGCCCCAGTCGTGCGCGAGCCCCTGCATGACGGAAAGGAGCGGGGCCAGTAAGTGGCGCGGCAGGGTTTGCACCTCGTCCAGGATGACCACCGAACGGGCGATGTTGTGCAAACGTCGCAGGTCAGACGGTCGGTTGGAGAAAATGGTCTCGAAGAAGCGCACCGAGGTGGTGACGATGACAGGCGCGTCCCAATTCTCCCGCGCCAAATCCGGAACGCGAAGGCCGCCGAGGTGGGCGTCCTCATCTTCGTCCGCAACGGCATACGCCTCGTCCCCCTCATTCTCCGAGAACATGCGCTCATCGTGCTCGCGCCGCACGGTCCGCAGGCTCGCGAAGTCGCCGGAATGATGCTCCAGGATTGCGTCGTCGCCGAGGGCCGCACGGTATTCCGCCGCGTTCTGCTCGATGATGGATAGGTACGGCACGACCACGACAACCCGCCGTACCGCGTCCGGCCGCAACGTCGCTCGCTTAAGCGCGAAGGCCATGCCGGAAAGAGTCTTGCCGCCTCCCGTTGGCACGGCCAGCGTGAGCAGCCGACCGGGCAGCGAAGCGGAGTCGAGGCAGGCGTCAAGCACGGCGGCGCGACACTCCTTCACAACTCCCGGTGGACATTCCCTGGCCTTTTCCGCGATGAAGCCGAGGAGCTTGGACAAAAGCTTCTGCGCATCGAGAGCTGGCCCGGTTGGCAGCATGCCGACCTCAAAGCGGACGCAGTCGCTACGATCGGCGTCCACGAGGCAACTGAAGAGCATGCGTTCGCGCAACTCCAGAGCCAGCCGGTCGGTCGTGCCTTCTCGGATGGTGACAGGACCATCTCGCCCGGCGAGCCGCAGGCCGTCATCCAAGGCGCGCCGCAGAAGCGTGTCTCCTGTGTCTCCATCTTCGGGACGTACCTTATTTGTGAAGTCCGATGCCGCGTGCAAGCCCGCGTGGTGGCCAAGCACAGCCAGGGCCTGATCCCACCTCCCGTCCCTATCAAGGAGCGCCGCACCAAAGCGAGCATGGGGCGCGGCCGCGGCCGGTCTGCCGGCCTCGGCGTCACGCAGCCGTTGCTGGAAGGCGTCGCCGTACTTTCCCAGATCGTGGAGCAGGCCTGCTCTGCGCGCGGCCCGGACAAATCCCCGATCTCCCGGATTTGCCTCGCGCGCGAAGGCTGCCGCGAGACGCGCGACCATCAGCAGATGTTCACGTAGCCGCTGCCATCGCACTTGGTCCCCTTCTCCGATGAATCGCGCATAATACGTCAACATCGCGGCATTCCCGACAGATTTGAAACCCGACCTAACGCACTGCCCATATACTTCCTTGTGAAGGCTGAAGTTCTATCGACCATATTTCACAATATCAATATTCACAATCCTCATCGACTTGCGGGCGAGTAGTTCCTTTTGGCGCTGCCAAAACGCACGCGGATAATTTTTTAAGAACCCAGACAGGCATGCCCGAATCGCTGGGCGCTGGCCAACGGCGGGGAGTCGGTCACCTCCCCCGCCGTTGGCAGAAAGGTCTAGATCTGGATCGAATAGCTCGTCGTTTTCGACTTGATCCGCTTGTCCAGCTGAGCCTTGGTCAACCGAAGGTGCTTCCCCGTTCGCAAATTGATGAAGAAGAACAGATAGCGACCACCAAGCTTTGCTCCAGCATCGAACTGATTTTGCGACACACTGAAAAAGTATCTGTTGAAGTCCGAGCCAATCCCATAACGACTCGTCGTCTTGATTTCGACGAATCTGATGCGCTTACGATTCCGCCTGATGTCGGCTGGGTCGGAGAGGTCCACCCGAGGCCCCTTGTCGATCAAGATCGCATCGAAGGCTGTTCCAGCGATTCCAGAACCACCCGCGCCCTTAAGAAAGATCTTCAGGGCTTTCCCCCTCGGCTTTTTGATAAGTCCAAACCGCTTGAAAATCATGTCGGTCGAACACAAGCTGGACTTGTCCGCAGCCCTACCCGTCTTCACAGAGCATTTTTTGAGGTTCGAAGCAGCCATCTTTCCCTCCTAGAACTTGGAAAAGCGTGTTCGTAGATTTTGCGAGATTGACAAACGACAACTCCCCTACCAATGAACACCTCCGAAGGATGTCCAATGTGATCCATTTTTTCGATTCGATGTCCAGATAAATTTCATTACAATCTAAAAAAGTATTTTCCAGCCAACAAAATATTCAAATATCGAAACCTTGAACTGAAGATGGATCTTCGATCAGTCCGTACCCAAGGAATTAAAATTTGTATGCGACTCAATCATAGATTGTCATACAAGAAATCTGACCATTCCCAGCCTGAGACTTGATTTGAAAAAGATACAAAAGAGGCAAAAGAGAAGAACCACGGAATCCGCCACGGGAAATGACCTTACCCCTCTGAGTGCACCAGCCATAAGTTGGGACTCCGGGTTTCCTGGTTTTCCACCTTGGCGGCTCTTCGGTATTCCCTCGGGGTCAGCTCGGACGAGGTCGCCTAGGTCGACTTCGACTCCGTCCCCGACGGTCCTCGCCGAGGGGACCGACGAGGTCGTCAAGGCATTGGCTTCGGCATGACGCTGACCTTCAGCCTCATGCCTAACCGAGATGGACTACCAGCAGGGTCGGCAACCGCACCCCCTGAAACCCCGACGGATGACAGTGATTTTGATGAAAAACGGGCACAACCTGCAAAATAGCGCTTTTTGACCAAAATCTTGCAGTCTAGCGTTTTCTGGCTTT is part of the Alkalidesulfovibrio alkalitolerans DSM 16529 genome and encodes:
- a CDS encoding CRISPR-associated endonuclease Cas3'', whose amino-acid sequence is MLTYYARFIGEGDQVRWQRLREHLLMVARLAAAFAREANPGDRGFVRAARRAGLLHDLGKYGDAFQQRLRDAEAGRPAAAAPHARFGAALLDRDGRWDQALAVLGHHAGLHAASDFTNKVRPEDGDTGDTLLRRALDDGLRLAGRDGPVTIREGTTDRLALELRERMLFSCLVDADRSDCVRFEVGMLPTGPALDAQKLLSKLLGFIAEKARECPPGVVKECRAAVLDACLDSASLPGRLLTLAVPTGGGKTLSGMAFALKRATLRPDAVRRVVVVVPYLSIIEQNAAEYRAALGDDAILEHHSGDFASLRTVRREHDERMFSENEGDEAYAVADEDEDAHLGGLRVPDLARENWDAPVIVTTSVRFFETIFSNRPSDLRRLHNIARSVVILDEVQTLPRHLLAPLLSVMQGLAHDWGVHFVFSTATQPAFERPETAPPEDIRWAPGSLTPIIPSELYARLVRDLQRVAEPVWASSGESWSVARQAEAVRNEPRALCILNTKRQVRDLFQCLRSEADGWLVHLSTRMCAAHRLAVIRRIQEHLRQTDEPCRVISSQLVEAGVDLSFPAVMRAMGPLDAIVQAAGRCDRDGRLTAALGAPAGRLTIFEPEDGASPYPGPTSITRSMLGHLGMSLHAPAVMRRYFNELYEGELDGPGIQGLRLKFDFPAVAEAFSLIDDRTRAVLVPYGKGTGIIACLERGESPSRDLLRLAGRYQVGLYPNEFHEAERLGAIYSLDSDGRLWACRKSCYDDELGLDLRPPAAGEHVV